Below is a window of Flavobacterium sp. CFS9 DNA.
GAAATCGGAATAACAACTCCCGGAAATAAAACGGTATTACGCAACGGTAAAATAGGTAACGAAAGCGGAAGCTCTTCGTTGTTCATTTCCTCTTCGTCTTCCGGAGTTAATAATGGAATCAAATCTGCTTCTGAGTCAAATTCCTGAAGTGACAGATTGTCAATTGTGAGTATTTTATGGTTTGACATAATAGTATATAAGTCGTTTTGTCATTAAATATTTCATACTAACCGCAAATATAATGTTACAAGCGTTAGTTTTCGCTAAATCTGTGCAAAGTATTTCATTTACAAGATTAGCGGTAAAAATAGACAATCATTGTGCCAAAAGCAAAAAAGAAAGTTTTGAAATTGTATGATAGAGGTTAAATAACCTAAGAAAGACAATTATTTAAAAAAAAATAAAATTAATTTTATCAAAACTGTAACAAACCAAAAAAAGCAAAGTCATTATTAAAAACTAGCAACAATTACTTGAATATAACTAACCAGAATATCGAAGAATTAATCACGCTTTGTAAGGAGAACAACCAAAAAGCGCAGTTCGAAGTTTACAATCGATATTGTAAAGCGATGTACAATGTGGCATTCCGCATTGTGAAAGATGAACATTTTGCACAAGACGTCATGCAGGAAGGTTTTCTTAAAGCTTTTACAAAAATCAATGACTATAAACAAGAAGTAGCGTTTGGTGCGTGGTTAAAAAGAATAATCATCAATTACAGTATTGATTTTTATAAAAAGAAGAATGCTTTTCAGGCAGAGGATTTGACTAAAACTCTTTATAAAATAGAGGAAAACGACAGTGTATTAAGTGACAGCATCGACCTTAATTCACTTAAAGTAAAACAAGTCTTAGATACGATTTCGAACCTGAAAGACAATTATCGTATGGTTTTAACCCTTTTTTATATTGAGGGTTACGATCAGGAGGAAATTAGTGAAATATTAAACATCAGTTATGCTAATTGCCGGACGACGCTAAGCAGAGCAAAAGAAAGTTTACGAAAAAAATTAGAGGAGATATGAAAAAGGAAAATGACGATTTAGATCAATTATTCAAAAATTTTGAGAACCAATGGGATGTACAGGAATTAACTTCTGACCATCAGCTTGATTTCTTAAATAAATTAAACCAAAAACAACCTAAGAAAAAAAATCACGCGGTTTGGGCCATTGCTGCTTCAATTGTGGTATTGTTGGGAGTGTCTATATTCTACAACAGTTACCAGGAGCCTAAACAGTACAAGTTTGCTTCGAAGGAAGCCAAAAGAACCGATTCGATATTCAGTATTTTAATCGATAATGAGCTAGTAAAATTAAAAGAAAAAAGTTCTCCTCAAAATGAACAGATTATTAACGATGCCTTAAAACAAATGAAGGTGTTTGATGCCGATTATGCAAAAATCATGAACGAATTGCAGAAAAACGGTGAAAACAAACAAATTATTTATGCCATGATCAGTAATCTGGAAACACGTATTTCCTTTTTACAAACGGTATTGAAACGCATTGAAGAAAATGAAAATTTTAAAACTAACACTACACATGAAAAGACATTATAAAATACTCATCTTATTCCTTTTGCTTCCTTTTTTAGGATTCTCAAACGATGAGAATAGTTACCTGACTAAGCAAAAGAACATTAAAAAAACCTATATCGTGAATTCGAACGCCGGTATTGATATTGACAACAAATACGGAGACATCACGGTTAGTACCTGGAATGAAGATAAAATTGACATCGACATTACCATTAAAGCAACCAGCAAAAGTGAAAGTTGGGTAAACGAGAGGCTGAACAGTATTGATGTCGATATTACTGCCCTTAAATCGATGGTTACCGCGGTGACAAACCTTGGAAATTCTTCACTAAGAAGTAAAGGAAGTGCCGATTTCTTCGAAATTAACTATGTGATTAAAATCCCGAAAAACGGTTCGGTAAAACTGAATAATAAGTATGGAGATATCACGACATTAAGTTTAGAATCGACCACTGATATCACTTGTAAATACGGAAAAATTACGTTAGGAAAACTAAATGGTACGAGTAATCGAATTGAAATTGGCTATTGCCAGAACTCGACCATTGAATCTATCAAAAACGGTGATATTGAAGCACGTTATTCTAACCTGAAAATCACCCAATCCGGAAACTTAAACATAGATGCCAATTACACTGATTTATATTTGCTTGATGAAGGTCAGAATATCAAATACGATAGTAATTACTCTACTTTTAAACTTCAGAAAATCAGTTCGCTGACGGGTTCAGGAAATTACTTAAGTGTTTCTGTTGGAGAACTTTCCGGTAATTTAAATATTGATACGGCCTATTCAAAGATAAATGTGGACACTCTAAATGAGAAAAAGAAAAATGTGAATGTTGCGAGCAGCTACACTAATGTATCACTGGGCTACAGCGCTGATCTTGCTTTTGATTTTGACATTAACACCCGATACGGGAGTATCAAGTACGACAGTTCATTAGAAACATCGGTGGCAGAAAGCAAAGGCAGTGCTAAAAAAATAAGTGGTTACAATAAGAAAAAAGGACAAAGCAAAATAACAGTAACTACCAGCTATGGTAATGCAGCATTAATCAAAAAATAACAATCAAAAACAATCAAAACAATGAAAACATCAGTTAAATTATTCGTTTGCAGTGCATTTTTATTCAGTTTTATTGCGAATGCTCAATGGTCAAATAAAAAAATAAAAGGAAATGGTAACGTCGTTTCTGAAACCAGAACCACCTCTGATTATCACGGTATTAAAATTTCCGGTTTTTTTGATGTGGATTTAGTAGCCGGGAAAGAAGGAAAAATTATACTAGATGGTGAGCAAAATTTACTGGCCGCCATAAAAGTTGAAGTAGAGAACAACATTTTAAAAGTTTATGTTGAGAAAGGCGTTAATCTTTCGCCAAGTCTTGGAAAAAAAATTGAAATGACAATACCTTTTGAAACCATATCTCAGTTGAGTTTGGCGGGCTCAGGAGATATCCGTACAAAAAGTCCAATTAAAAGTGACAAATTTCAGGCAAGATTATCCGGTTCAGGAAACTTTAATCTGGCTTTAGACAACAACGATCTTCAATTGACTTTAAGCGGATCAGGAGATGTAAAATTAAAAGGAAATGCTGATAATTTTTCCACCATATTATCAGGTTCCGGAGATATTGATGCTGCAAATCTTAAAACAAAAAATACCGATGTTACCATTTCAGGATCAGGAGACGTTCGTGTAAACTGCGTTGAAACTATAAGTGCAAAAGTGTCAGGATCCGGTGATGTTAAATACATTGGAAATCCAGAAAAACGCAGCGTAAAAGTTTCGGGATCAGGAAGTATTTCAAAAGCCTAATTCTATAAAAAGCTCAATAATAAAAGAATTTCATCATCATCAAATCAAAGAACAAACAGTTTACTTTTCTTTTATTATTGGGCTTTATACTTTAAAAGCGGTACGATATCGTATTTACCAATCCCTCAGAATTCAGACTCTCACTCTTAATCACAGTGAACATCAATATCTTACTCATATTAAAACCATTCCCATCCCAAAAGTAAAAAAGCCGCAAATACTTATAAAAATAGATACGCAACTTAAATCTAAATAATATTGAAGTAAAAGTGCTTTTAAAGCTACAGTCTAAACACGAATTCCACGAATTTGCACAAATTCTAAAAGACGAACCTCTGTTTAATGACGATTCGTGGAATTCGTGTTTTTTTTATACTTGTGTTTACACACTAACTTTTTAAAGTTCCTTTTTAGGTACTCTTCTTAAAAGAAAAATGGCAGTAACGAAAAAGATGGCTAAAATCACAATTGCCGCACGCGGACTTCCGGTGATCTGATCGATGATTCCGTAGACACACATTCCAATTACAATTCCTATTTTCTCCGCTACATCATAAAAACTAAAGAAGGAAGCAGTATCTTCTGTTTCTGGCAGTAATTTTGAATAAGTAGAACGGGACAATGCCTGAATTCCCCCCATCACAAATCCGGCAATCGTAGCCATTACATAAAAGTGCATCGGTAATACTATAAAGTACGCCAAAGCACAAAATACAGCCCAAATACCATTGATAAAAATTAAAGTAGGAATGTTTCCAAACTTAGCCGAAGCTCTTGAGGTTAAGACTGCTCCAACAACTGCTACCAACTGGATAATCAAAATACATTTTATCAATCCAATGGTACTGTCTTCTTTGGTTGCCCACTCAATTTCCTGCGCTCCAAAATAAGTTGCTACAAGCATTACCGTTTGCACCGCCATACTTGAAACAAAAAATCCGCTCAAATATCTTCTTAAAGCAATGTTATCTTTTAGCAAAGCCCAAACCTTTTTTAACTCTTTGAAGCCATTAAAAACAACTGAACTAGTTAATTTCTGCCCACTCGCTTTGCTTCCTTTTGGCAGATAATAGTAGGTATACTGGCTGAATAGAATCCACCAGACTCCCACCATTATAAAAGAGTAACGCATTGCTTTCATTGCAGCTTCACCATCGGTTCCGGTAATACCAAAAAGTCTTGGTTTCATAATCATTGCTAAATTGATAATCAGCAACAATACGCTACCAATGTACCCCATCGAATATCCTTTGGCACTAATTTTATCCTGCTGCTCTTCAAAAGCAATATCCGGCAGGTAAGAGTTATAAAAAACTAAACTTCCCCAATATCCCAATAATCCTAAAAAATAAAAGGCTAATCCTGTATAAATATTATCGAGATCAAACCAATACAATCCCATACAGGATAAGGCTCCCATATAACAAAAGAATTTCATGAAGGCTTTTTTGTTCCCCACATAATCGGCAATTCCGGATAATAAAGGTGAAATAAAAGATACTACCAAAAAGGCTGCTGCGGTAATAAAACTAATTAAAGCTGAATTTTTAAGATGCATTCCAAATACATCAATATAATGGTCGCGATCTGTAAATAAAGCTTCATAAAATATGGGAAATACTGCCGAAGCAATCGTTAATGTATAAACCGAATTAGCCCAGTCGTAAAATGCCCAGGCATTCAATAATTTCTTATCTCCTTTTGGTAGGTTCTTCATAGTAATGGTTTTGTTAACAGGCTACGAATTTATTTCTTTTTTATTACAATCAAATCAATTTTCGGTAATTCATGTATTAATAAATTATCAGCATAAAAAAAGCTACCCTAAAAAGGATAGCTTTGTCTATTTTATCGTAAAAATTCTATTTAATGATTCCTACTTTAAGTGCTGTTGCTCTTGCTTCCGGTATTAAAGCTCTTATATTGGCAATCCTTGTAGCATCAGAAGGGTGCGTACTCATAAACTCCGGTGTACCCGAGCCTCCTGATTTGGCTGACATTCTGCTCCAGAACGCAATAGCATCATCCGGATTGTAACCTGCGATGGCCATTAACGTTAGTCCAATTTTATCCGCCTCAGTTTCATTACTTCTGCTGAACGGTAACATTACTCCCACCTGAGTACCCAGACCATAAGCCTGTGCAAATAACTCTTGTGTTTGCTGAGTTTTACCGCTTGTGGCCGCTCCTAAAGCAACACTTCCTATTTGCTGTAATTGTGCAGCACTCATTCTTTGTGCTCCATGATTGGCCAAAGCATGCGAAACTTCATGTCCCATAACAGTCGCTAAACCGGAATCATTCTGAGTTACCGGTAAAATTCCGGAGTACACCACAATTTTTCCTCCGGGCATACACCAGGCATTGACCTCTTTATTGTCTACAAGTTTGTATTCCCAACGATAATCTTTCAAATACTGCGATTGCCCTAAATAAATCAAGTATTTTTCAGCTGCTGCCTTTATTCTTCCTCCTACCAATTCTACTTTCTTCGCATCTGCAGTTCCCGTAATTACCTTGTTTTCGGATATAAAAGTATTATACTGCTGAAATGAAGATGGAAATAGTTCACTGTTTGAAACAAAATTCAAATTTTGTTTTCCTGTAATAGGATTGGTCGCACAACCAGCCGCTAAAACGACGGCCAGTAAGCCTGATGCTAAATGTTTTCTCATGATGGTGGTATTTTAACAACATACAAAAGTACGATTATTAATTTTTCCACTTTTATATAATTCTCAAAAAAAATATCAGGATTATACTATTCGCCAATGATGTGGAGTTCGTTAAACTCTTTATCAACGATTAGAAAGCCATTGAGTTCAAAACCTTCCTTGTCAAAGGCTACTTTCTCATTATCAATTTCAATTTCAGTCACTTTAAAAGGCAGTCCGATTAAATTGATTTTATACTTATTATAAGGTGTTATATACTTTCCTTCTTTGTGCAATTGAACAATCAACTCCTTTTCTTTTCCAATAGTACTGAAGGATAAAAAACTATAACGTCCTTTTTTGTAATCATATCCATCCTGCGCATCTTCGTAAACGACTGACTTTTCTTTTCCAAGTTTGAAGTATAAATCAAGTGTTAATTCATCAAATTCCAATTCGCCAACATATTGCTGTACAGGATATTTTGGAATAACAGCGCCTGCTTTTACAAAAACCGGAATTTCATCAAATTTAGTATCAATCCAAACTTCCCTGCCTCCTGTGGCAAATTCGTTGGTCCAGTAATTGTACCACTCTCCTCTTGGAATGTACATTCGTCTTCCAACAGCATTGGGCTCTAATATTGGACATACTAAAATTTGATTTCCAAAAATGAATTCATCATTACGATAATGGGTCTGGGTATCTTCCTGATCGTAATATACTAATGGTTTTAACATCGGAACTCCTTCTTCGATATACTGCCAAAACATGGTATATAAATAAGGGAGTAACTGATAGCGCAAACTCACAAACTTTCGGGTAATGTTTATGACTTCTTCATCAAAGGCCCAAGGTTCCTGATTACCATGATCTCCGGAAGAATGTGTACGGCAAAACGGATGAAATACTCCTAACTGAATCCAGCGGGCATACAATTCTCCGGTAGGCTGTTCAGCAAAACCTCCAATGTCAGAACCGGTAAATCCCATTCCGGAAATACTCATTCTCTGTACCTGAATATTGGCAATCCATAAATGCTCCCAAGTCGCGACATTGTCACCTGTCCACGAAGAAGTATAACGCTGTGCTCCTGAATAAGCCGATCGGGTAATCACAAAAGGTCGTTTTGGATAAACAAAACGTTTCACCCCATGGTAAGTGGCTCTGGCCATTTGTGTTCCGTAAATATTATGTGCTTTTCTATGACTGCATGGATTTCCGTCGTATAGGTGACGTACATCTGTGGGAAATGTTTTGTTCGGAACTTCCATTACAGCCGGTTCGTTCATATCGTTCCAGACTCCTTTTACGCCAATATCTGAAATTAATTCTTTAAATAAACCGGCCCACCATTCTCTTACAACGGGATTTGTATAATCGGGAAAATTACATTCGCCTGGCCAGACTTTCCCTTTCATATAAGGACCATCGGCTCTTTTACAGAAGTAATCTTTTTCTAAGGCTTCCTGATACACCCAGTAATCTTTGTCGATTTTAATTCCCGGATCAATGATCACCACTGTTTTAAAACCGTCTTCGGCCAATTCGGCTACCATTTTTTTAGGATCGGGGAAATAGTTTTTGTTCCAGGTAAAACATCGAAATCCTTCCATATAATCGATATCGAGATAGATGGCATCACATGGAATTTTGAGTTCTCTGAATTTTGAAGTGATTTCTTTTACTTTACTTTCGGGATAATAACTCCATTTGCATTGGTGGTAACCTAAAACCCAAAGCGGCGGCAGTTCCGGTTTTCCGGTCAAATCGGTATAAGTGGTCACTACGTCCTGCATTTGAGGCCCATAGATGAAATAATAATTCATTTCTCCGCCTTCTGCCCAAAAACTGGTAACATTTCTTCTTTCCTGACAAAAATCAAAGAAGGTTCTGAAAGTATTGTCAAAAAAGACTCCGTAAGATACTTTATTGTGCAACCCAATATAAAACGGGACTACTTTGTATAACGGATCCTGTTCTTTTTGATAAGCGTATTGATCAGTGGCAAAATTCTCAAGTCTCTTGCCTTTTAAGTTCATCTGAGTGGCTTTGTCTCCCAGACCGTAAAAACATTCTCCATCTTTAGAGGATTTACTCATTTTTACGATATTTCCTCCGTATTCGTAACTTTCTTCCCAATGAAAACCCAATTCGTCTTCCAGAATAAGAAAATCGTTTAAATCGTAAATGGCGAGACGCAAATCTCTTTTTTGAATTTTACATTTTACTTTACTGGTTTTGATCTGAAAATAAGTTTCTTCTTCAGTAAGCTCTAAAAAATTGTAGCCATGAAGCTGTGTTTTATCAACGGCATACGAAAAATCATTACTAAAATACCCTTTTGTGGTAAAGCGAAAGCGAATCAAACTGTCTCTAAGAATAGTGACTTTTAAGATTACTTTATTGTCAGTATGAAAAAAAACAGAATCCCCTTCATGCTGATGCGAGATAATTTTTGATGGATATAAATCGCCCTTGTATTCTAATGCCGTATTTGTAATCATGTCGATTTCTGTATTAATTATATAACGTTAGTCTCCCTTTCAAACATACAAAAAAACCAGATAACCCTCTATAAATAAAAGGATTATTCACGAAAACGTTTTTTCTGAATGAGTATTAGTAATCCTCTTAAAAATTCAACAAATCGATAATTTAAGAACTTGAAACTGATAAAATAATATATGACTGTTCGCTAAGCGGGCAAACAACTCACTAATGCTAATAGATGAAATGGATTTGATGGATTTTAATTGACATCAATATAAATTACTTTCGATCGTCACGAATTGCACAAATTATCGCAAATTTATCTGTCACAGATTGAAAGAATTAAAATATAAAATCCGTACTTATCGGTCTAAATCAGTAACATCTGTGTGCCATTTTCAAAATGACTCCAAGCAACAAACAGTCATATACAACTATTTCCCCTGTTTACACAAAAGAATAAACGGTAACGCTTAAAGGCGGTAAATTTAAAGCTACCGAATAATCTCTGCCATCGTAAGGTGATGCTTCTATTACTACTGCCTGAGGGTTTCCTACACCGCTTCCTCCATAAACAACAGCGTCGCTATTAAAAATTTCCTGAAGTCTGCCTTTTTCCGAAACTCCAATTCTGTAATTTTCACGAACAACCTGTGTAAAATTGCCAACGATAATCAGATTTTCTTTCGGATTATTTCCTTTTCGGATGTACGATAAAACCGCATTCTGATGATCGGAATAATTGATCCATTCAAAACCTTCTCCTGAGAATTGTTTTTCGTAAAGCGCGGGGCAGCTTTTGTACAATTGATTCAAATCTGTAATTACTTTTCGAATTCCGGTATGGTACTCGTATTGCAGTAAATGCCAATCCAGACTTTTTTCAAAATTCCATTCATCACTTTGTCCGAATTCAGATCCCATAAACAATAACTTAGCTCCGGGATGTGTGAACATATACCCGTACAGTAATCTTAAATTGGCAAATTTCTGCCATTCATCGCCCGGCATTTTATTGGCAATTGATTTTTTCCCGTACACGACTTCATCATGGGAAAATGGCAGCATGAAATTCTCGGTAAAAGCATAGGTCATCGAAAAAGTTAACTCGTTCTGATGGTATTTTCGGTAAACGGTTTCTTTCTGAAAGTATTTTAAAGTATCGTGCATCCAACCCATCATCCATTTCATTCCGAAGCCTAAACCTCCTGTAAATGTTGGTCTGGAAACCATTGGAAACGATGTACTTTCTTCAGCAATAGTTTGAACCCCATCAAAATTAGCATAAATTACTTCATTAAACTCTTTAAGAAAACTTATGGTATCGAGATTTTCTCTTCCTCCGTAAATATTCGGTTCCCACTCTCCTTCGTTTCTCGAATAATCGAGATACAACATAGACGCTACGGCATCTACACGCAAACCATCGGCATGGTAATGCTTCAACCAGAAAACGGCATTGCTGATGAGGAAAGCACGAACTTCATTACGTCCGTAATTAAAAACCAAACTTTTCCAATCCGGATGATACCCTTTTCGGCGGTCCGGATGTTCGTACAAATGCGATCCATCAAAGAATCCTAGA
It encodes the following:
- a CDS encoding RNA polymerase sigma factor; the protein is MNITNQNIEELITLCKENNQKAQFEVYNRYCKAMYNVAFRIVKDEHFAQDVMQEGFLKAFTKINDYKQEVAFGAWLKRIIINYSIDFYKKKNAFQAEDLTKTLYKIEENDSVLSDSIDLNSLKVKQVLDTISNLKDNYRMVLTLFYIEGYDQEEISEILNISYANCRTTLSRAKESLRKKLEEI
- a CDS encoding anti-sigma factor produces the protein MKKENDDLDQLFKNFENQWDVQELTSDHQLDFLNKLNQKQPKKKNHAVWAIAASIVVLLGVSIFYNSYQEPKQYKFASKEAKRTDSIFSILIDNELVKLKEKSSPQNEQIINDALKQMKVFDADYAKIMNELQKNGENKQIIYAMISNLETRISFLQTVLKRIEENENFKTNTTHEKTL
- a CDS encoding head GIN domain-containing protein — encoded protein: MKTSVKLFVCSAFLFSFIANAQWSNKKIKGNGNVVSETRTTSDYHGIKISGFFDVDLVAGKEGKIILDGEQNLLAAIKVEVENNILKVYVEKGVNLSPSLGKKIEMTIPFETISQLSLAGSGDIRTKSPIKSDKFQARLSGSGNFNLALDNNDLQLTLSGSGDVKLKGNADNFSTILSGSGDIDAANLKTKNTDVTISGSGDVRVNCVETISAKVSGSGDVKYIGNPEKRSVKVSGSGSISKA
- a CDS encoding MFS transporter, with protein sequence MKNLPKGDKKLLNAWAFYDWANSVYTLTIASAVFPIFYEALFTDRDHYIDVFGMHLKNSALISFITAAAFLVVSFISPLLSGIADYVGNKKAFMKFFCYMGALSCMGLYWFDLDNIYTGLAFYFLGLLGYWGSLVFYNSYLPDIAFEEQQDKISAKGYSMGYIGSVLLLIINLAMIMKPRLFGITGTDGEAAMKAMRYSFIMVGVWWILFSQYTYYYLPKGSKASGQKLTSSVVFNGFKELKKVWALLKDNIALRRYLSGFFVSSMAVQTVMLVATYFGAQEIEWATKEDSTIGLIKCILIIQLVAVVGAVLTSRASAKFGNIPTLIFINGIWAVFCALAYFIVLPMHFYVMATIAGFVMGGIQALSRSTYSKLLPETEDTASFFSFYDVAEKIGIVIGMCVYGIIDQITGSPRAAIVILAIFFVTAIFLLRRVPKKEL
- a CDS encoding M48 family metallopeptidase, with amino-acid sequence MRKHLASGLLAVVLAAGCATNPITGKQNLNFVSNSELFPSSFQQYNTFISENKVITGTADAKKVELVGGRIKAAAEKYLIYLGQSQYLKDYRWEYKLVDNKEVNAWCMPGGKIVVYSGILPVTQNDSGLATVMGHEVSHALANHGAQRMSAAQLQQIGSVALGAATSGKTQQTQELFAQAYGLGTQVGVMLPFSRSNETEADKIGLTLMAIAGYNPDDAIAFWSRMSAKSGGSGTPEFMSTHPSDATRIANIRALIPEARATALKVGIIK
- a CDS encoding glycoside hydrolase family 31 protein; its protein translation is MITNTALEYKGDLYPSKIISHQHEGDSVFFHTDNKVILKVTILRDSLIRFRFTTKGYFSNDFSYAVDKTQLHGYNFLELTEEETYFQIKTSKVKCKIQKRDLRLAIYDLNDFLILEDELGFHWEESYEYGGNIVKMSKSSKDGECFYGLGDKATQMNLKGKRLENFATDQYAYQKEQDPLYKVVPFYIGLHNKVSYGVFFDNTFRTFFDFCQERRNVTSFWAEGGEMNYYFIYGPQMQDVVTTYTDLTGKPELPPLWVLGYHQCKWSYYPESKVKEITSKFRELKIPCDAIYLDIDYMEGFRCFTWNKNYFPDPKKMVAELAEDGFKTVVIIDPGIKIDKDYWVYQEALEKDYFCKRADGPYMKGKVWPGECNFPDYTNPVVREWWAGLFKELISDIGVKGVWNDMNEPAVMEVPNKTFPTDVRHLYDGNPCSHRKAHNIYGTQMARATYHGVKRFVYPKRPFVITRSAYSGAQRYTSSWTGDNVATWEHLWIANIQVQRMSISGMGFTGSDIGGFAEQPTGELYARWIQLGVFHPFCRTHSSGDHGNQEPWAFDEEVINITRKFVSLRYQLLPYLYTMFWQYIEEGVPMLKPLVYYDQEDTQTHYRNDEFIFGNQILVCPILEPNAVGRRMYIPRGEWYNYWTNEFATGGREVWIDTKFDEIPVFVKAGAVIPKYPVQQYVGELEFDELTLDLYFKLGKEKSVVYEDAQDGYDYKKGRYSFLSFSTIGKEKELIVQLHKEGKYITPYNKYKINLIGLPFKVTEIEIDNEKVAFDKEGFELNGFLIVDKEFNELHIIGE
- the glgB gene encoding 1,4-alpha-glucan branching protein GlgB; this translates as MSKVITHSLFTEFDINLFKAGKHYQLYEKLGAHLVEVDGVKGVYFAVWAPTAQSVSVVGDFNYWVQGEHVLQVRWDSSGIWEGFIPELSKGALYKYKIQSNIGGIVTEKADPFALYCEKPPHTASVVWDLDYSWKDEKWMQSRQEHNALDKPHSVYEVHLGSWKRGEHNRFLTYLELADDLVAYVKETGFTHVEFMPVMEYPYDPSWGYQLTGYFAPTSRFGKPQDFMVLIDKLHQAGIGVILDWVPSHFPEDAHGLGFFDGSHLYEHPDRRKGYHPDWKSLVFNYGRNEVRAFLISNAVFWLKHYHADGLRVDAVASMLYLDYSRNEGEWEPNIYGGRENLDTISFLKEFNEVIYANFDGVQTIAEESTSFPMVSRPTFTGGLGFGMKWMMGWMHDTLKYFQKETVYRKYHQNELTFSMTYAFTENFMLPFSHDEVVYGKKSIANKMPGDEWQKFANLRLLYGYMFTHPGAKLLFMGSEFGQSDEWNFEKSLDWHLLQYEYHTGIRKVITDLNQLYKSCPALYEKQFSGEGFEWINYSDHQNAVLSYIRKGNNPKENLIIVGNFTQVVRENYRIGVSEKGRLQEIFNSDAVVYGGSGVGNPQAVVIEASPYDGRDYSVALNLPPLSVTVYSFV